One part of the Megachile rotundata isolate GNS110a chromosome 16, iyMegRotu1, whole genome shotgun sequence genome encodes these proteins:
- the LOC105661972 gene encoding sodium channel protein Nach, producing the protein MKYNYKPNLEELHSSLKYRSREYILENTLHGVPYFADQTRPKWERVMWFILTMASVLAVVAIIVIVLEKFETEPTITGLDTVTDHISIEFPKVYICFNWNHLNHLNLPQNEIELYEQVYNWTWGTTINFDVLESLYSKKNNFRSNFENMSPTCTSLISNCEYKNEKIPCNELFTKGLVAVGECCILKTVEPLKHTDISWSLEFETLNFSSPWRLYFTTNDAPSPQSDERQIIEAYYPSHIEFVTDITYTTSDISYLTLHQRKCLYRAEDTNVNECQINCLTDLLLERCHCLPWFLSDVDKKECSLPMYSCLNNHYLDTRNCYCWLRCNHTSYTVRTIAKSTNNKTKIMLRNWPAALYKREMRFGYLDLLVSFGGIASLFLGYSLLTSVEMGYYFSLRTYCGAVLMSSREKCSIITVYVMEKVRPKKDDDLKYYPYID; encoded by the exons ATGAAGTATAATTACAAACCAAATTTGGAAGAATTGCATTCCAGTTTGAAGTATAGATCAAGGGAATATATTTTGGAGAACACGTTGCATGGAGTCCCATATTTCGCGGACCAAACTCGACCTAAATGGGAAAG GGTGATGTGGTTTATTTTAACGATGGCGTCCGTCTTGGCTGTTGTCGCCATAATCGTGATAGTtttggagaaatttgaaactgaaCCAACCATAACGGGTTTAGATACGGTGACGGATCATATTAGTATAGAATTCCCTAAAGTTTACATTTGCTTCAATTGGAATCATCTGAATCATTTAAACTTACCACAA AATGAAATAGAATTGTACGAACAAGTATACAATTGGACTTGGGGTACCACCATTAATTTTGACGTACTAGAATCTCTTTATAGCAAGAAAAACAACTTCcgtagtaattttgaaaatatgagtcCCACCTGCACCAGTTTGATTAGCAACTGTGAATATAA AAATGAGAAAATACCATGTAACGAATTATTTACGAAAGGCCTTGTTGCTGTGGGTGAATGCTGTATACTCAAGACTGTGGAGCCCCTTAAACATACGGATATTTCATGGAGTctcgaatttgaaactttaaacttTAGCTCTCCTTGGAG ATTATATTTTACAACAAACGACGCTCCAAGCCCGCAATCAGATGAAAGACAGATAATAGAAGCTTATTATCCGTCACACATCGAATTTGTCACCGACATAACGTACACGACATCCGACATTAGTTATTTAACTCTTCATCAACGGAAGTGTCTTTACAGAGCCGAAGATACGAATGTAAATGAATGCCAGATCAATTGTTTAACTGATCTACTGTTAGAACGCTGTCATTGTTTACCGTGGTTCTTATCGGATGTCGATAAGAAAGAATGTTCTTTACCGATGTATTCGTGTTTGAATAATCATTATCTCGACACGAGAAATTGCTATTGTTGGCTTCGCTGTAATCACACGTCGTACACAGTACGAACTATAGCAAAATCGACTAATAACAAGACCAAAATTATGTTAAGAAATTGGCCAGCAGCACTTTACAAGAGGGAAATGCGATTTGGTTATTTAGATTTACTTGTATCGTTTGGAGGTATTGCGAGTCTCTTCTTAGGATATTCGTTGCTGACTTCTGTTGAAATGGGGTATTATTTTAGTCTCAGGACGTATTGCGGAGCTGTACTTATGTCATCTCGTGAAAAATGTAGCATAATAACTGTTTATGTAATGGAGAAAGTTCGTCCGAAAAAAGATGATGATCTGAAATACTATCCATATATCGATTAG